The following are encoded together in the Thalassomonas haliotis genome:
- a CDS encoding alpha/beta hydrolase: MKIINLFVYIICILGSYTASAENNHAREKTVPYQQQKVSFKSGENTLQGILFTPSQSNGKTVTLIGPVGYVKEQAPLLYGQSLAEKGYTALIYDPSSHGESEGEPRRTESAEQKTLDIIASVDYLSSLDTVNQSEIYGLAICQGVNWMIKAVNRDKRIKAMSLVAGHYLDPEVAEMYNGGKERLKEVISKAEKAKEKYAATGEVDYIPIVGSIQQDALLASPHVYDWYIPWENNANGLGGKWENRISQMSLLDIWQADVAKDLQKIKKPTLFIHSDKAASGSSIPKRLFSVIPTSDKSLVWFEDQFQTMFYDDRALIKRAVGHVDKWFNETRNLQ; encoded by the coding sequence ATGAAAATTATTAACCTATTTGTCTATATTATTTGCATTCTAGGCTCGTATACCGCGAGTGCGGAAAACAACCATGCCCGGGAGAAAACAGTGCCCTACCAACAGCAAAAAGTGTCCTTTAAAAGCGGAGAAAATACCCTGCAAGGGATTTTATTTACACCAAGTCAATCAAATGGAAAAACGGTCACTTTAATAGGGCCGGTGGGATATGTAAAAGAACAAGCCCCGCTACTTTACGGGCAAAGCCTGGCTGAGAAGGGTTATACCGCACTGATATATGATCCAAGCTCTCATGGTGAAAGCGAAGGAGAGCCGCGCCGCACTGAAAGCGCAGAGCAGAAAACCCTGGATATCATAGCATCGGTCGACTATTTATCTAGCCTGGATACGGTAAATCAATCTGAAATCTACGGGCTGGCGATTTGCCAGGGCGTTAACTGGATGATAAAAGCGGTTAATCGCGATAAACGCATTAAAGCCATGTCATTGGTTGCAGGTCATTACCTGGATCCCGAGGTCGCGGAAATGTATAACGGTGGCAAGGAACGTTTGAAAGAAGTTATTAGCAAGGCTGAAAAGGCCAAAGAAAAATACGCCGCCACCGGAGAAGTTGATTACATTCCTATTGTCGGTTCGATACAACAAGATGCCCTGTTAGCTTCGCCACATGTCTATGACTGGTATATCCCGTGGGAAAATAATGCCAACGGTTTAGGCGGTAAATGGGAAAACCGGATCTCACAGATGAGTTTGTTAGATATCTGGCAAGCTGATGTCGCAAAAGATTTGCAGAAAATTAAAAAGCCAACCTTATTTATCCACTCTGACAAAGCGGCAAGCGGTTCGAGTATTCCCAAACGCTTGTTCAGCGTTATCCCTACCTCAGATAAAAGCCTGGTTTGGTTTGAGGACCAATTCCAGACGATGTTTTATGACGATAGAGCGCTGATAAAACGAGCGGTTGGTCATGTCGATAAATGGTTTAATGAAACTAGAAATTTACAATAA
- a CDS encoding helix-turn-helix domain-containing protein, with protein MMITSSEDEINQFKFQPEENFIIDDISHSLTGVFLQPHRHHFYEIVWIFEGSGSHFIDCEKYSLQPGRIYLIKPGQIHQWQKTASVNGVILLFSDALLDSTYGEMLTKNASLFSTNSERPYFTLSRQDADKLKSLASLMKDEYSQENSDWHFIRPLLSAFLYYLLRLGRKNNELSHLPQSTQAQNERLGKLLALIDSEYIRYKSVEYYADKLNITSKRLNEITKMSLGKTVGQMLHERTILEAKRYLSLSENSVKTIAHKLGFEDPSYFSRFFYRETLMSPTVFRKSIADLSR; from the coding sequence ATGATGATTACATCATCTGAAGATGAGATTAATCAATTTAAATTCCAACCTGAAGAGAATTTTATTATTGATGACATCAGCCACTCTCTCACAGGTGTATTTCTGCAACCCCACAGGCACCATTTTTATGAAATTGTCTGGATTTTTGAAGGCAGTGGCTCTCATTTTATCGACTGTGAAAAGTATTCATTACAGCCAGGGCGTATCTATCTGATAAAGCCGGGGCAAATTCATCAATGGCAAAAAACAGCATCAGTTAACGGGGTGATCCTGTTATTTTCTGATGCCCTGCTCGATAGTACATATGGTGAAATGCTGACGAAAAATGCTTCCTTATTTTCGACAAACAGTGAGCGGCCTTATTTCACACTATCCCGGCAAGATGCCGATAAATTAAAAAGCCTGGCGAGTCTGATGAAAGATGAATATTCGCAAGAAAACAGTGACTGGCATTTTATTCGCCCCCTGTTGAGTGCTTTCCTCTACTATCTGCTTCGTTTGGGACGAAAAAACAATGAATTGAGTCATCTACCTCAAAGTACCCAAGCTCAAAACGAGCGGCTTGGTAAATTACTTGCCTTAATTGATAGCGAATACATCCGATATAAGTCGGTAGAGTATTATGCTGACAAACTAAATATTACCAGTAAACGGCTAAACGAAATTACTAAAATGAGTCTTGGCAAGACGGTTGGACAAATGCTCCATGAAAGAACAATTTTAGAAGCAAAACGCTATCTTTCTTTGTCAGAAAACAGTGTTAAGACCATTGCCCATAAATTGGGTTTTGAAGATCCTTCCTATTTTTCCCGCTTTTTTTATCGGGAAACCTTGATGTCTCCTACTGTGTTTCGAAAAAGCATCGCAGATCTATCCAGGTAA